In Helicoverpa armigera isolate CAAS_96S chromosome 22, ASM3070526v1, whole genome shotgun sequence, the genomic stretch aaacaatttaacaagCCTATCAAATCAATTATATACAATGTTACAAAGTAATTATTTCAACAAGATGCCCTTAAAATTCCAAGTTGATGAAGATAAGTAATTAAGTCAATTAACTATACtactttactaataataataataaagaggaaacagttttttgtttgtagtcTGTGGCTCCGAAACCACTGAAACGATTtaacaaattctttcactgtaagAAAATTACACTATCCTcgagaaacataggctatattttatccaggtacgggaagaagttccccggaACACGGGCGAAATAACTAGTcaattatacaatattataaagcaattattatttcaacgaCATGCCCTTAAAAGTCCAACTTGATaaagataagtaggtaggttattaaatcaattaatatttttaataataaaacaattattaataaCTATTACAGCCCGAGATTACTTAGAAAGAATCCTGATCACGGCCAAAGGTCTTGTGGAGCGAGCTAAAGAGAGACTAGATAAATTATGCACTTTCAAAACACTGATGCCTGAATTCTTCAATGTTAGCGAAGATATTAAGAAAGAAATGGAACCGTTACAGGaattaatgtaagtaatgaTAGAATTAGGTAAACAtatctaaaataatttcaaacactacatccggttagactggaagcaaaAATAGATTAGCAAGTTAGCATACATATAGGTTAATATGACAGGTAGACTATAGATAGCTTAACTCAAAAGTACTGTTTTGTATTGAACTGTCAGCTTCCTAATCTATTTTTGTTAGGcgcaaaaacttattttttaataaattattatccacGGAATCGATATGGtctaaaatttaattctggagggtagcaattaggtggcaactctgggtgaaaaaaaattcaatacttttgcgccgtttcttcacactgggaaaagtgacagccatcctgatatcaAAATGGCTGTCACCTTAGGACGCTGAATATCTtgaaaaccacgagggtagtaATAGGTAGCAAcaaatggtagctggtagcaattaggtagcaactctctatatgtatttcgagaggatcggtgatTTGTGACGGCGGTCCTGATGCAGACAAGTTTAGGATCATAGTTCAAATATACCAAGTAATTTTCTTGATTAACAATTACTATTTTGTCTCCTAATTCCAGTCATGCTGGCCACTTACCTCAGATGACGCCGGAACACCATAGAGTGTTCATTTGTAAACTAACATCTGAAAACTTGGAGGCTGCgtcgttcttttgtttttataggtaTATGACTATGGTGagtttaataattatgtaatttctttattttgaatttatgttaTGGTTGTCAGTTGCAATTGTAAAATGTTATAGggtattatttactttcttattattatttttaattaactttatacgtaatttattatttataaaaatatctttcattttttaaataacctttTAATTTAACGTGTAAAATTTCTTTCTATTCCAGCTTTGTGAATACTTCTTACAAGCCGAATACTGCAAAGGCTTTCAAATTGTATTAGACTACTCTCAAATTAATATCCTGAGTTTTGTAACTAAAGTCAATCCTATGGAACTGAGACAAATTATCACTTTGATGACTGTGAGTATAATAAAAACGTTACTAATATATCAACACAACgttagtttgtttgtaaagcGTTTACGCTAAAACTGCTGGAACTGATTGAGAGGAAATGTATAGTACCCCATGGAAGGTCTATCTGGCCACTTTTTATCTGGATTCGGGAATTCGATGTCTTTTGAGACGGGTGGAACATAGTATATCATCACCAGtctagcctttccccaactatgctgggatcggcttccagtctaattggatgatgcagctcagtaccagtgttttacaaggagcgactgcctatctgacctcctaaaccaagttacccgggcaatccaatacccttGGTAAGATGATGAtcagtctttctggcttctgactacccgttacgactgccgaagatgttgaaatgacagGGTGGAACCTAGTACAAAagaatattcattatttatgttGATAATTGAAGGACGTTGACATCAACAGTAGATGATAATTTTGTCCTTAAAAGTTGAACCAACTTGTGACATGTTTTGCACAAAAAAAGGACAAATTAAGTGCCTTACAACCttgaacaaacaaaacattaggagtttttttgaaaatttaggGTCTTTTATTACTTCTTGTgaggttttagaaaaaaatacaggacAAGATTTTTTATACCTAAATCTTGAcggttttgtttttcataatctGTGAGTAGGATCTCTTTTTGCAGTTAGTTTGCTAAATTTCTTTACTACTAAAAATGAATTAACATAACGCTGGACCTCTATTTGCTATGCTAGTATGTCAGGACTCAATATCATCTAATGACCCAGTATTTGATCGATCCTCATTTGTTTTACTGATCATTGTTCAatcaaacttttgtttattagcTAATATTTACTGGTGAcagtaattctgtctgtttgtccgactttcacgccaaaactactctGATATTGTATGAATGATGCACACCACATTGagagtctagagcctgagacaGTATATAAGCTTCATTCTATACGGATGCGCGAGGTGGACTGGATGTAATCGTGGGGAAGTGTGTCTAGTTCTCCATAAAGACATGGAAAAGAGCCTGTATTGACATAAAATAACTATGATTCTGATTCTGAAATTCAACACCTTCTTTAAAATCTCCAGGAAGGATACGGTTGCAGAATTAAAGGCGTCCACGTGATCTCGTCATCCAAAATGGTGGATACTCTTATAACCATGCTAAAGCAAGTCTTCAGCGCTAAATTGGCAGATAGGATACATTTGCACAAAACTCCTGAAACCCTGTCTGAGTATGTGCCTAAGGATATGATGCCTTCTGATTATGGTGGCAAAGAGATGGCGTTACTGGATTTGAATAGTAAGTTATATTATTtgactagccttttctcaactatgttggggtcggattaAAGTGTGAcgggatgcagttgagtaccagacTTTTACgtgagctactgcctatctaacctcctcaacccagttaccggggcaACCCGGTACAGAAAGTTTATAGCCCCAAGTTcatctttttattttcgtttagtTCGTTTGTAAATTATCGTTTTCGAGTATATAATAATTGCTATAATACCGTTGACAGGCGTTTGcgaaattaaagatttttttttgtctcaCGGGATTGGTTGAGCCATACCTGCgtgtaaaacatttattccattctaTTCCAAATGTGCATGCAAATTTGTCATCAACAAAGCTGCCTATAATAacttatttcagtttttattatacagtgaaatattttagcTCTGGTTTTACAAAGATAATCGCGAAAGTTAAGTAAGCAACACACACAAACTTTcgccttaataatattagtgagATTGCATCAAATCACATGATTTTTTGTGGCATAACTTATTTAGCATACTTACAAAAGCCTTTGCCGTTGAGTCTGAATATTATTACCGAGATTGTACAAACAtgcaattataaattatatattttttgtaatttgtaacacttcactttatttttatttccacagAGGCCTGGTTAAAAGAGATTAGCTCCAAGGAGTTTTTAGCCTACATGAACGAGATGAACAAGGCCAGTACCAACGAATCTTGCAGACAATCAGACAAATTCAATGAGCATTATATCGGCATGCCTGGATCTTTCAGGGCTTTGAGTGTCGATTAACTCAAAAATGAACTCTTTGCTCGTAGTTTTaaggttattttttgtaaagcaTGGGAAGATGCCTCAAGCATTATATTGGCATGCCTAGATCTTTCAGGGCTTTGAGTGtcgataaatatacaaaaatgaacTTTATTCTTGTACATTTAAGATCACTTTTTGTAGAGCATGTCATATCGGCAATCGGCATGCCTGGCTCTTTCTGGGCTTTGAATGAACCCTATGCTTGTAGTTTTTAAGGTAAATTTTTGTATGTCTTATTCTAAAGGGAAGCTTGTTTAAGACTACTTTGATCCTAAGATAACCTAAGATAAGACCTGTATTTTTGTTAGTGACTGTAAAGGTTCATGCGGCATGATTgaacaaaatacggccggcgggttgggccgccgggctgtgccgccggcatcagcggctttggtgtgtagacaccataAGAGGTGTACTATCTAAATTACGATTttgtacttacaaataaatactcaaaacagtcacttttattttgaagtgttaccattacttttcaaaaaggaggaggttctcaatacGGATGTTTGTAATGCTTCTTGaatgtttgttaaaatttttatttttttattcgtagGTATGAAACT encodes the following:
- the LOC110381076 gene encoding alpha-tocopherol transfer protein; this translates as MESVRKDTMLKFNPDSLEQVRKELNLEKPGRIDEAIDILDSWVKKQPHFMKKDFARDYLERILITAKGLVERAKERLDKLCTFKTLMPEFFNVSEDIKKEMEPLQELIHAGHLPQMTPEHHRVFICKLTSENLEAASFFCFYRYMTMLCEYFLQAEYCKGFQIVLDYSQINILSFVTKVNPMELRQIITLMTEGYGCRIKGVHVISSSKMVDTLITMLKQVFSAKLADRIHLHKTPETLSEYVPKDMMPSDYGGKEMALLDLNKAWLKEISSKEFLAYMNEMNKASTNESCRQSDKFNEHYIGMPGSFRALSVD